One bacterium genomic window carries:
- a CDS encoding 4Fe-4S dicluster domain-containing protein, translated as MLQKIRETRLVSATVYYFSGTGNSLAVARDISRRINAELIPIPTLVDKSKIHTEADVIGLVFPVYYAEYFGVPLIVWRFAQKLRELGSKYIFAVATHSGNPASTIENIAKILEKRSGKLSAGFTVYLDVPYPVSAKLKKAFFGIELDNDSLKEKIIRKQERACDAWKVKLETIIDYVSLRRECKLETPGAFAKILASIFLPLRRLMFMGRYRQLAVESKKSFYELVPLADRSFEVNEHCNGCGICLKVCPVANIILADEKPRWLHSCENCFACYKWCPQEAINGKIVEYGTRIHHPEVKLSDIINQRSGG; from the coding sequence TTGTTGCAGAAGATTAGGGAAACTAGACTTGTGAGCGCAACCGTTTACTATTTTTCGGGAACCGGGAACTCCCTTGCTGTGGCTCGGGATATATCTAGGAGGATAAACGCCGAACTTATTCCTATACCGACGCTAGTCGACAAGTCCAAGATTCATACCGAAGCTGACGTGATAGGTTTGGTTTTCCCGGTTTATTATGCGGAGTACTTCGGCGTGCCACTTATCGTTTGGCGATTTGCACAAAAGCTGCGCGAACTCGGCTCTAAATATATATTCGCTGTTGCGACTCATTCGGGTAACCCTGCATCAACCATTGAGAATATCGCAAAGATTCTGGAAAAGCGAAGCGGTAAACTCAGCGCCGGCTTCACGGTATATTTGGATGTTCCGTACCCTGTTTCCGCGAAGTTAAAGAAAGCCTTTTTCGGCATCGAACTCGACAATGATAGTCTGAAAGAAAAAATCATTCGTAAACAGGAGAGAGCCTGCGATGCATGGAAGGTAAAACTCGAGACAATCATCGACTACGTGTCCTTAAGGAGAGAGTGCAAGCTCGAAACGCCCGGTGCATTCGCAAAAATCCTGGCTTCCATTTTTCTTCCGCTGCGAAGACTCATGTTCATGGGAAGGTACAGGCAGCTTGCAGTTGAATCAAAGAAAAGCTTTTATGAACTCGTACCCTTGGCGGATAGAAGTTTTGAGGTCAACGAGCACTGCAACGGATGCGGAATATGCCTGAAAGTCTGTCCGGTTGCCAACATCATCCTTGCAGATGAAAAACCTCGCTGGCTTCATAGCTGCGAGAACTGCTTTGCCTGTTATAAATGGTGTCCGCAGGAAGCTATTAACGGAAAGATTGTAGAGTACGGGACGAGAATTCATCACCCCGAGGTGAAACTATCAGATATAATCAACCAAAGATCAGGAGGATAG
- a CDS encoding 4Fe-4S binding protein: MHKQADREPSFHYVCTHGEAKTKIERHSDFWVSNCGCREGKRSEEGGEGCKRSRMDLCLFFDDKEMTGTGSGWKKVDRAFVEGILKEAREKRLVARPFHYDKDRINDQGICFCCDDCCAYFKGDEWGFDPGAYIEETDMDACTDCGECERACYFGARRIVNGRLQVSKEKEKGCYGCYGCAGCGLCVDVCPEKCIKMVERDES; encoded by the coding sequence ATGCATAAACAAGCCGATAGGGAACCGAGTTTTCACTACGTATGCACCCATGGAGAGGCAAAAACGAAGATAGAGCGCCACAGTGATTTCTGGGTATCCAACTGCGGTTGCAGGGAAGGCAAGCGGAGCGAGGAGGGCGGAGAGGGCTGCAAGCGCTCGCGGATGGACCTGTGCCTCTTCTTCGACGATAAGGAAATGACGGGCACCGGCTCAGGATGGAAGAAAGTCGACCGCGCCTTCGTCGAAGGCATCCTCAAGGAGGCAAGAGAGAAACGTCTCGTGGCGCGTCCATTCCACTACGACAAGGATCGCATCAATGACCAGGGCATTTGCTTCTGCTGCGATGATTGCTGCGCTTACTTTAAGGGCGATGAATGGGGCTTCGATCCAGGAGCCTACATCGAAGAGACCGATATGGATGCCTGCACTGACTGCGGAGAGTGCGAGCGAGCATGCTACTTCGGGGCACGCAGGATTGTGAACGGAAGGTTGCAAGTCTCGAAAGAAAAAGAAAAAGGGTGTTACGGGTGTTACGGGTGTGCGGGGTGCGGACTCTGCGTCGACGTCTGCCCGGAGAAGTGCATAAAGATGGTTGAAAGAGATGAAAGCTGA
- a CDS encoding GNAT family N-acetyltransferase: MKEMKADLEIRDYEPKDAEQISILMTELGYPNTIDFFRERFDTLLNTGLDRILVAERGGFILGIITLHFMPLPHLPGNLCRVVALAVKSDSQRQGVGAKLMVTAEEIAREKGCSKMELTSGEQRSDAHTFYRAIGFEEKSKRFTKDLTSEE, from the coding sequence TTGAAAGAGATGAAAGCTGATTTAGAAATCAGGGATTATGAACCGAAGGACGCAGAGCAAATCTCGATTCTCATGACCGAACTTGGTTATCCTAACACCATCGATTTCTTCAGGGAAAGGTTCGATACCCTCCTGAATACCGGGCTGGACAGGATTCTCGTCGCCGAGAGGGGCGGCTTTATTCTAGGAATAATTACACTGCATTTCATGCCTCTTCCACATCTTCCTGGTAATCTTTGCCGGGTTGTCGCTCTTGCCGTAAAGAGCGACTCGCAAAGGCAGGGTGTAGGAGCAAAACTGATGGTGACTGCAGAGGAGATTGCCCGCGAAAAGGGATGCTCGAAGATGGAGTTGACCTCAGGAGAACAGCGAAGCGATGCACACACCTTTTACCGCGCGATAGGTTTTGAAGAAAAATCAAAGCGGTTTACAAAAGATCTTACAAGCGAGGAATGA
- a CDS encoding VOC family protein has translation MMPRICVIQFNVSDMDAAIDFYSNVLGFRIKQRDYYPELVLLEHEGPSVLLCKVQRNAEIDYPNEAQTLINIQVDDLRKSMSELRLKGADFIHPEPQTCPAGIYAALRDPFGNVMELIEFGGVL, from the coding sequence ATGATGCCCAGGATATGCGTTATACAGTTTAATGTGTCAGATATGGATGCTGCAATAGACTTCTATTCAAACGTCCTAGGATTCAGAATCAAACAAAGGGATTACTACCCGGAACTCGTGCTTCTGGAGCACGAAGGGCCTTCAGTCCTACTCTGTAAGGTTCAAAGGAATGCTGAAATAGATTATCCAAACGAAGCGCAGACCCTAATCAATATACAGGTCGATGATCTTCGCAAGAGCATGTCGGAGTTGAGATTAAAGGGCGCCGATTTCATACATCCGGAACCGCAAACTTGCCCTGCAGGAATATACGCCGCTCTGCGCGACCCGTTCGGCAACGTGATGGAGCTGATCGAGTTCGGCGGCGTTTTATAA
- a CDS encoding VOC family protein yields MKRLLVSSLFIIALSLIGCANQAIKHKENKMAETAKPAPKVNIKFIFSMCNDVEKMSEFYTKLLGMQEQAFMNDKENKFGYLSYYCTGDVYLMFFSTETTAPQLTDWAWQPGYEGGNLMATSWAIEIPEEDYPATIKRLKDAGVKAFSGNPEWRQDSYWGFSVADPQGNTVEVYTSPKEKPQSPSWPGE; encoded by the coding sequence ATGAAACGACTTCTTGTATCTTCACTTTTTATAATTGCTCTTTCGCTTATCGGCTGCGCAAACCAAGCAATAAAACATAAGGAGAACAAAATGGCCGAGACCGCAAAACCCGCACCAAAGGTAAACATCAAGTTCATTTTCTCCATGTGCAACGATGTGGAGAAGATGTCGGAATTCTACACGAAGCTTCTCGGTATGCAGGAGCAGGCGTTCATGAACGACAAGGAGAATAAATTCGGCTACCTTTCTTACTACTGCACCGGAGACGTTTACCTTATGTTCTTTTCAACCGAAACCACGGCGCCTCAGCTCACAGATTGGGCGTGGCAGCCCGGGTACGAGGGCGGCAACCTTATGGCTACTTCCTGGGCTATAGAGATACCGGAGGAGGATTACCCTGCAACCATTAAAAGACTTAAGGATGCCGGAGTCAAGGCTTTTTCGGGAAACCCGGAATGGCGACAGGATTCATACTGGGGTTTCAGCGTCGCCGATCCCCAGGGCAACACCGTAGAAGTCTACACCAGTCCGAAAGAAAAACCTCAATCCCCGAGCTGGCCTGGGGAGTAA